Within the Marinobacter sp. SS13-12 genome, the region TGGATTTGCCAGCACCACTACGACCGACCAAGGCGACTTTTTCGCCCTTTTTCACATTCAGGGAGAGCGGGCCGATAACCCGCTCTCCGTCAAACGATGCTGTCAGGCCATTCAGATCAAATCCTGACATTAATCGATGATTCCGATCTGCTTACCGACAACCCGAATTGGTTCGTAGGCGTCATTTGAAACCGGAATGAAACCACTGCGAGGAAAGCTCTCCAGGAGCTCAGGGTCATCCATTGCCAGCAGTGCTTCCTGAACGCGCTGTGAAAACCCTTCGCCGAAACGTTCGTTGACGTCGCCACGAATGGTCCACTGATAGTTAGGGTAGGAAGGGGTTGTCCAGATGACTTTAACAGCATCCGTATCAATATTGTTGCTCTCCATTTCCTTGTCCCAGACCGAGAAATTGATTGCGCCGACGTCGTAGGTGCCCGCCTCAACAAGACGAAGCGTGCGGGTGTGGTTACCGCTGAATCCAACGCGGCCAAAAACTTCCTCAGGGCTTTCCCCAAAGGCTTCGCGAACATAGTATTCCGGAATAAGGCGGCCGGAAGTGGAACCTTTGGAGCCAAAGGTAAAGGTTTTGCCGCGGAGCTCGTCCGAAAGGCTTTCCATTTCATCGAGCCCGGTACTTTTATGGGCAATAAAGTGAGAGTAGAACGCTTTGTCTTCAACGCCCTGGGCAATCGCTTCGGAGCCTGGAACCAGTTCCCGGGCCTGTACGCCTGAAAGGCCTCCGAACCAGGCCAGTTGGACCTGATTGTTTCGGAACGCCGAAATCGCGGCGGCGTAGGACTTCACCGGAATATAGCGAACGTCTACGTCCAGCTCCCCGGACAGGTAGTCTGCGATGCCCTTGAATCGCTCTACCAGTTTGGTTTCGTCCTCATCGGGGATTGCTGTAAATACCAGCGTTTGAGCCGAAGCTGTCGCAGAAGCAATAAACACCAGTAAGCTGGCTGCAGCCAATTTCCGTATCAGATTCAGTCGCATTTCAATTTCCTTGTGTTTGATCGTTGATTCAGCGGGTGAGGATAACGTGATTTACCTCAACTCTGAACATCTATACGATTCAATCGGCTAAACAGGTTATGGATATCCATCAAAAATGACGAAATTTTCCGGAGCCCTTCACCCATGAACATTACCCTGATAACGCCAGCACCTCCGGGCTCCAGGGCAGGAAATCGGGCAACGGCAGAGCGCTGGAGCCAGCTGCTGGAAAATGCCGGGCACCAGGTGAACATTGTCACGGAATACCATGGTGAGCCTTGTGACCTGCTCATTGCGCTGCACGCCTGGAGAAGCCACGAGGCTGTTGCGCGTTTCCGGGCCCGGCATCCGTATACCCCTTTGATTGTCGTGTTAACTGGCACCGACATTTATGACTATCAACTCCGCTTTCCTGACGTTACCCACGATTCCATGACGCAGGCCGACTGCCTTGTCGGGCTTCATCATCGGGTTGGTCAGGATATCCCCGAACGCTTTACCCGGAAGCTGACGACTGTTCTCCAGTCAGCGGACCAACCTGCGAGGGCATCAGGCCTGAAACAGGATTTTGATATCTGCGTTATCGGCCACCTCCGCGACGAAAAAGACCCCCTTCGCGCTGCGTTGGCGGCCAGACAGTTGCCAGAGGCCTCCGCCATTCGAGTGATCAATGCCGGCAAGGCCCACACAATGGAGTGGGAACAAAAAGCCCTTGCTGAACAGGAGGCAAACCCCCGTTTCCAATGGCTCGGGGAGGTGGATAAACCCGCCATCCAGGAACTGATGAGCCACTCCCGTGCGATGGTGATCAGCTCAGTGATGGAAGGGGGCGCCAATGTTGTCTCTGAGGCCTGCCGCGCGGGCCTGCCCGTCATCGCCTCGGATATCTCTGGCAATATTGGCCTGCTGGGCGACGATTACCCTGGGTATTTCCGTGTGGGTAATGACACCGATCTGGCCAGACTGTTACTGCGAGTGGAGCAATCCCCGGAATTTCTGGGGGAGCTGGAGGATCGCGTCAAGGCGTTGGCAGGCAGTTTTACCCCGCAGTCGGAGCAGGCTTCATTATTGGCAGCGATTGAAAAGGCAGTAGCCGGGCGTACCCGGCTCAATCCCTCAGAGTAATCGGCTCAATCGGGCCCGTCTCATCCTGGGGCTGTACCCGGCCAATGATCGCTGTATGCGGGTACCCCAACGATTTGAGTTCGCTGACACAGGCTTCAGCCTGATCGGCCGGCACGCTGGCCAACAGGCCACCCGCCGTCTGGGGATCGAAGATCAACGGATAGCGAGGGTGCTTCACCCACTTCTCCTGATCGCGGATACCGCGCCGCAGCCGGATGTTGGCAGGCTGCAGCGAGCTGAGAATGCCCGCTGCTGCGGTTTCTTCGGCGCCGGGCAGAATTGGAATCGCCCCCAGGTCCAGCTCTGCGTCTACGCCGGATGGCCGGGTCATTTCCACAAGATGCCCAAGCAGACCAAAACCGGTCACGTCCGTGCAGGCTTTCGAACCATAACGGCGCAGGCACTGGGCAGCTTCCTTGTTGGACTGCACCATTGACGCCAGTGCCGCATCAATCCAGCGACCCTTCGCTTCCAGTTTTGCGTGGGCGGCGAACAGGGTGCCGGTACCGATAGGTTTGGTCAGAATGAGCACATCTCCGGCCCGCAGGCCGCCTTTGCTCATAACCTCGCCGGGATCGATCAGGCCGTTGACAGCAAAGCCCAGGGCCAGTTCACGGCCTTCACCGGTATGGCCACCCACCAGGGCGCAACCTGCTTCGTTGAGCACTTCCACCGCGCCAGACATCATCTGGTAAACGACGTCTTCCACCTTGGACTCAATGCCATAGGGTACGGTCGCGACGGCCGTAGCGCTCTGGGCTTCAGCACCCATGGCAAAGACGTCACCCAGTGCGTGATTGGCCGCAACCTTGCCAAACACGTAGGGGTCATCAATAAACGCACGGAAGAAGTCGACCGTATGCACTACGGCCTTGCCCGGCGGCACCGTCAGCACAGCAGCGTCGTCCGGCGCATGCAGGCCGATCAGAATGTCATCCCGCTCGATGGGGCGCAGCTCACCCAGTGCCCGTGACAGTACCGTGCTGCCGACTTTGGCACCGCATCCGCCACACCGCATGGCAACCGCAGATATAGCCTGGGATGCTTCTTCGGCATTCTGCGCCGCACCGGTGTCGGGCAGGGCAGAATTCTCTTCCATGGCCGGAAGGTCGTTGAACTTCGCCATGAAGCGCTTATCGATCTGGTTCTTCCAGCGCCATACCCACTTGCCGGCAAAGGACATATCCCCGCGGGACGCTACGGCAAACTTGTCGCCTGTACTGATAAGTGCCAGCCATTTTTTCTGAGGGCTGAAGGGTTTGACAGCCTTGCCGAGGGCGTAGCGCTTGAGGTTGTCTGCCAGCGGGCGGCCCTGACGGACGGCAAATACGCCGGCTTTTTCACGGGGATGATTAACAACATTGGCGATATCCCCAACGGCAAAAATGTCGTCGTCGGTTTCTGTCTGCAGGGTGTCCTTTACCCGGATAAAGCCACCGTCGTCCAGGGCCAGTCCGGTATCCTCCAGCCACTGCGGGCCGCCGGCCCGGGTTACCCAGAGCACCTCATCCACCGCGTGTGAGTCACCAGATTCTGTGGTCAGGTGGCCTGCATCGACTTTCGAGACCGCCGCCCCCAGATGAACTTTTACCCCGCGGCTTGCGAGC harbors:
- a CDS encoding putative selenate ABC transporter substrate-binding protein, with amino-acid sequence MRLNLIRKLAAASLLVFIASATASAQTLVFTAIPDEDETKLVERFKGIADYLSGELDVDVRYIPVKSYAAAISAFRNNQVQLAWFGGLSGVQARELVPGSEAIAQGVEDKAFYSHFIAHKSTGLDEMESLSDELRGKTFTFGSKGSTSGRLIPEYYVREAFGESPEEVFGRVGFSGNHTRTLRLVEAGTYDVGAINFSVWDKEMESNNIDTDAVKVIWTTPSYPNYQWTIRGDVNERFGEGFSQRVQEALLAMDDPELLESFPRSGFIPVSNDAYEPIRVVGKQIGIID
- the senB gene encoding selenoneine biosynthesis selenosugar synthase SenB — translated: MNITLITPAPPGSRAGNRATAERWSQLLENAGHQVNIVTEYHGEPCDLLIALHAWRSHEAVARFRARHPYTPLIVVLTGTDIYDYQLRFPDVTHDSMTQADCLVGLHHRVGQDIPERFTRKLTTVLQSADQPARASGLKQDFDICVIGHLRDEKDPLRAALAARQLPEASAIRVINAGKAHTMEWEQKALAEQEANPRFQWLGEVDKPAIQELMSHSRAMVISSVMEGGANVVSEACRAGLPVIASDISGNIGLLGDDYPGYFRVGNDTDLARLLLRVEQSPEFLGELEDRVKALAGSFTPQSEQASLLAAIEKAVAGRTRLNPSE
- the selD gene encoding selenide, water dikinase SelD, with the protein product MQQSEQPVLRDIVLVGGGHSHVGVLKRFAMNPVPGVRLTLICRDTHTPYSGMLPGYVAGHYTYDDVHIDLSKLAEFAGARFYRDEAIGIDRNSKRVNCRSRPDVPYDILSVNIGSSPRVLDVDGAQEHAVPVKPINGFNNRWLSLLSRLENHEGPMSVAVVGAGAGGVELTLAMQFRLRNELEKRGHDPDQLHFHLFDAESQILPTHNQKVRAVFADKLASRGVKVHLGAAVSKVDAGHLTTESGDSHAVDEVLWVTRAGGPQWLEDTGLALDDGGFIRVKDTLQTETDDDIFAVGDIANVVNHPREKAGVFAVRQGRPLADNLKRYALGKAVKPFSPQKKWLALISTGDKFAVASRGDMSFAGKWVWRWKNQIDKRFMAKFNDLPAMEENSALPDTGAAQNAEEASQAISAVAMRCGGCGAKVGSTVLSRALGELRPIERDDILIGLHAPDDAAVLTVPPGKAVVHTVDFFRAFIDDPYVFGKVAANHALGDVFAMGAEAQSATAVATVPYGIESKVEDVVYQMMSGAVEVLNEAGCALVGGHTGEGRELALGFAVNGLIDPGEVMSKGGLRAGDVLILTKPIGTGTLFAAHAKLEAKGRWIDAALASMVQSNKEAAQCLRRYGSKACTDVTGFGLLGHLVEMTRPSGVDAELDLGAIPILPGAEETAAAGILSSLQPANIRLRRGIRDQEKWVKHPRYPLIFDPQTAGGLLASVPADQAEACVSELKSLGYPHTAIIGRVQPQDETGPIEPITLRD